From one Aquila chrysaetos chrysaetos chromosome 7, bAquChr1.4, whole genome shotgun sequence genomic stretch:
- the SFT2D2 gene encoding vesicle transport protein SFT2B, whose amino-acid sequence MDKLKRVLSGRDAEEPSGLAEVIDATTLGWGTRVKGFVACFAIGCLCSLLGSCLLWVPKKRLILFAVFYTLGNIASIGSTFFLMGPMKQLKRMFEPTRLIATIVMLLCLILTLCSAFWWRKEGLALLFCIFQFFALAWYSISFIPFARDAVKKCVSVCLS is encoded by the exons ATGGACAAGCTCAAGAGGGTGCTGAGCGGCCGCGACGCGGAGGAGCCAAGCGGCCTGGCTGAG GTTATTGATGCGACTACGTTAGGTTGGGGCACCAGAGTGAAAGGCTTCGTTGCTTGTTTTGCAATAGGATGCCTGTGCTCGCTCTTG GGTAGTTGTCTGCTATGGGTACCAAAGAAAAGGCTGATCCTCTTTGCGGTGTTTTATACGCTGGGGAATATTGCATCTATTGGGAG cactttttttcttatgggACCAATGAAACAATTGAAAAGGATGTTTGAGCCTACACGTTTGATTGCTACTATTGTTATGCTA ttGTGTCTCATACTAACACTGTGTTCTGCTTTCTGG tGGCGTAAGGAAGGACTTGCGctccttttctgcatctttcagtTTTTTGCCTTGGCATG GTACAGCATTTCCTTCATACCATTTGCAAG GGATGCTGTGAAGAAATGTGTTTCGGTCTGTCTGTCCTAA
- the TIPRL gene encoding TIP41-like protein isoform X1, giving the protein MHPVFQSSRRDFTFGPWKLSAARTHIMKSAQAERLADELHMPSLPEMMFGDNILRIQHDRGFGIEFNATDALKCVNNCQGMIKVACAEEWQESRSETEHTKEVVKPYDWTYTTDYKGTLLGDTATLKVVPTTEHINTEKLKAREQIMFFEEVLLFEDELHDHGVSSLSVKIRVMPSSFFVLLRFFLRVDGVLIRMNDTRLHHEADKAYMLREYTSRESKISSLKHVPPSLFTEPNEISQYLPVKETICEKLEFPEKLEPKAEASLETTCVKSK; this is encoded by the exons ATGCACCCCGTTTTCCAGAGCAGCCGGCGCGACTTCACCTTCGGGCCGTGGAAGCTGAGCGCCGCCCGGACGCACATTATGAAGTCGGCACAGGCCGAGAG attGGCCGATGAATTACACATGCCTTCCCTGCCAGAGATGATGTTTGGTGACAATATCCTCAGAATACAGCATGATCGTGGTTTTGGAATTGAGTTCAATGCAAcagatgctttaaaatgtgTCAATAATTGTCAAGGTATGATCAAAGTGGCTTGTGCAGAGGAGTGGCAAGAGAGCAG GAGTGAGACTGAGCACACTAAGGAAGTTGTCAAGCCATATGATTGGACTTACACAACAGACTACAAAGGAACATTGCTGGGAGATACCGCAACGTTAAAG gTTGTTCCTACAACAGAACacataaatacagagaaattgaaAGCTAGGGAACAAATTATGTTTTTTGAAGAAGTACTTCTGTTTGAAGATGAACTTCACGATCATGGAGTATCAAGTTTGAGTGTAAAAATA agagTTATGCCTTCCAGCTTTTTTGTGCTGTTGAGGTTTTTCTTGCGAGTTGATGGGGTACTTATCAGGATGAATGATACAAGGCTTCATCATGAG gCTGACAAGGCCTACATGTTGCGAGAATATACatccagagaaagcaaaatatcaAGTTTAAAg CACGTTCCACCTTCCCTGTTCACGGAACCTAATGAGATCTCTCAGTATCTACCCGTAAAGGAGACAATCTGTGAAAAACTAGAATTCCCAGAGAAGCTGGagccaaaagcagaagcatCACTGGAAACCACGTGTGTTAAGTCTAAATAA
- the TIPRL gene encoding TIP41-like protein isoform X2 has translation MPSLPEMMFGDNILRIQHDRGFGIEFNATDALKCVNNCQGMIKVACAEEWQESRSETEHTKEVVKPYDWTYTTDYKGTLLGDTATLKVVPTTEHINTEKLKAREQIMFFEEVLLFEDELHDHGVSSLSVKIRVMPSSFFVLLRFFLRVDGVLIRMNDTRLHHEADKAYMLREYTSRESKISSLKHVPPSLFTEPNEISQYLPVKETICEKLEFPEKLEPKAEASLETTCVKSK, from the exons ATGCCTTCCCTGCCAGAGATGATGTTTGGTGACAATATCCTCAGAATACAGCATGATCGTGGTTTTGGAATTGAGTTCAATGCAAcagatgctttaaaatgtgTCAATAATTGTCAAGGTATGATCAAAGTGGCTTGTGCAGAGGAGTGGCAAGAGAGCAG GAGTGAGACTGAGCACACTAAGGAAGTTGTCAAGCCATATGATTGGACTTACACAACAGACTACAAAGGAACATTGCTGGGAGATACCGCAACGTTAAAG gTTGTTCCTACAACAGAACacataaatacagagaaattgaaAGCTAGGGAACAAATTATGTTTTTTGAAGAAGTACTTCTGTTTGAAGATGAACTTCACGATCATGGAGTATCAAGTTTGAGTGTAAAAATA agagTTATGCCTTCCAGCTTTTTTGTGCTGTTGAGGTTTTTCTTGCGAGTTGATGGGGTACTTATCAGGATGAATGATACAAGGCTTCATCATGAG gCTGACAAGGCCTACATGTTGCGAGAATATACatccagagaaagcaaaatatcaAGTTTAAAg CACGTTCCACCTTCCCTGTTCACGGAACCTAATGAGATCTCTCAGTATCTACCCGTAAAGGAGACAATCTGTGAAAAACTAGAATTCCCAGAGAAGCTGGagccaaaagcagaagcatCACTGGAAACCACGTGTGTTAAGTCTAAATAA
- the GPR161 gene encoding G-protein coupled receptor 161 isoform X1, whose protein sequence is MFLSVVLLLAAHHVLAAPALHALTMSSNSSLSNVKGLRNLTTQEDGAVRVTESIAIIVITIFICLGNLVIVVTLYRKSYLLTLSNKFVFSLTLSNFLLSVLVLPFVVTSSIRREWIFGVVWCNFSALLYMLISSASMLTLGLIAIDRYYAVLYPMVYPMKITGNRAVVALVYVWLHSLIGCLPPLFGWSSLEFDQFKWMCVAAWHKEAGYTAFWQIWCALLPFMVMMICYGFIFRVARIKARKIHCGSIVIVEEDSQRNGRKNSSTSTSSSGSRRNAFQGVVYSANQCKAFITILVVIGAFVITWGPYMVVITSEALWGKNSISPALETLATWLSFSSAICHPLIYGLWNKTVRKELLGMCFGDRYYRESFVQRHRTSRLFSISNRITDLGLSPHLTALMAGGRPLGNSSSTGDTGFSCSQDSGTDTMLLEDYSSDGPLAPHCICPPRRRSSVTFEDEVEQIKEAAKNSVLHVKAEVHKSLDSYASSLARAIEADVKISLFGEDALPGALFPARTLPGSSMNTRRGTRPHASQRLKLQSIDEGNI, encoded by the exons ATGTTTCTGAGCGTTGTTCTGCTTCTAGCTGCTCATCATGTCTtggctgctccagctctgcacGCTCTGACCATGAGCAGCAATTCCTCCCTCAGCAATGTGAAGGGCCTGAGGAACCTCACCACACAGGAAGACGGGGCAGTCAGAGTCACTGAGTCCATTGCTATAATCGTCATTACTATTTTCATCTGTTTGGGCAACTTGGTGATTGTTGTCACCCTATATCGGAAGTCTTACCTTCTCACATTGAGCAACAAGTTTGTGTTCAGCCTGACCCTCTCCAACTTTCTACTCTCTGTACTGGTGCTACCTTTCGTCGTCACCAGCTCCATCAGGCGAGAATGGATCTTCGGAGTTGTTTGGTGCAATTTCTCAGCCCTGCTCTACATGCTGATCAGCTCAGCCAGCATGCTTACTCTTGGACTCATAGCTATAGACCG GTACTATGCTGTGCTGTACCCGATGGTTTACCCGATGAAGATAACAGGCAACAGAGCAGTGGTAGCTCTTGTGTATGTGTGGCTACATTCCCTTATcggctgcctccctccccttttcGGCTGGTCGTCTTTGGAGTTTGACCAATTCAAGTGGATGTGTGTGGCGGCCTGGCATAAAGAGGCTGGTTACACTGCCTTTTGGCAGATCTGGTGTGCGTTGCTGCCTTTCATGGTCATGATGATCTGCTATGGATTCATATTCCGTGTGGCAAGGATTAAGGCCCGCAAAATCCACTGTGGTAGCATTGTCATTGTGGAGGAGGACTCCCAGAGGAACGGGAGGAAGAACTCCAGCACCTCCACATCCTCTTCTGGCAGCCGAAGGAACGCTTTCCAAGGGGTTGTCTACTCAGCCAACCAGTGCAAAGCTTTCATAACCATCTTGGTTGTCATCGGTGCTTTCGTGATTACGTGGGGGCCTTACATGGTAGTAATTACATCAGAggcactttggggaaaaaatagtatttctccTGCCTTGGAGACATTAGCTACATGGTTGTCCTTTTCCAGTGCCATTTGCCATCCACTAATTTATGGACTGTGGAACAAGACAGTGCGCAAGGAACTACTAGGAATGTGCTTTGGGGATCGGTATTATCGCGAGTCCTTTGTTCAGCGGCATAGGACATCGAGATTATTCAGCATTTCCAATAGGATCACAG ATTTGGGACTCTCTCCTCATCTCACTGCCCTCATGGCAGGTGGGCGGCCATtaggaaacagcagcagcacaggagacACAGGTTTCAGCTGCTCACAGGATTCAG gaACAGATACAATGCTTCTTGAAGATTATAGCTCAGATGGCCCTCTTGCCCCACACTGCATCTGTCCTCCTCGAAGGAGGAGTTCGGTGACGTTTGAAGATGAAGTAGAGCAAATTAAAG aagctgcAAAGAATTCTGTTCTTCATGTAAAAGCCGAAGTCCATAAATCTCTGGACAGTTATGCATCCAGTTTAGCAAGAGCTATTGAAGCTGATGTGAAAATCAGCTTGTTTGGGGAAGATGCTTTACCAGGAGCTCTGTTCCCTGCGCGGACTCTGCCAGGAAGCAGTATGAACACACGGCGTGGTACCAGGCCCCATGCTAGCCAAAGACTTAAGTTGCAGAGCATCGATGAAGGGAATATTTGA
- the GPR161 gene encoding G-protein coupled receptor 161 isoform X2, whose amino-acid sequence MSSNSSLSNVKGLRNLTTQEDGAVRVTESIAIIVITIFICLGNLVIVVTLYRKSYLLTLSNKFVFSLTLSNFLLSVLVLPFVVTSSIRREWIFGVVWCNFSALLYMLISSASMLTLGLIAIDRYYAVLYPMVYPMKITGNRAVVALVYVWLHSLIGCLPPLFGWSSLEFDQFKWMCVAAWHKEAGYTAFWQIWCALLPFMVMMICYGFIFRVARIKARKIHCGSIVIVEEDSQRNGRKNSSTSTSSSGSRRNAFQGVVYSANQCKAFITILVVIGAFVITWGPYMVVITSEALWGKNSISPALETLATWLSFSSAICHPLIYGLWNKTVRKELLGMCFGDRYYRESFVQRHRTSRLFSISNRITDLGLSPHLTALMAGGRPLGNSSSTGDTGFSCSQDSGTDTMLLEDYSSDGPLAPHCICPPRRRSSVTFEDEVEQIKEAAKNSVLHVKAEVHKSLDSYASSLARAIEADVKISLFGEDALPGALFPARTLPGSSMNTRRGTRPHASQRLKLQSIDEGNI is encoded by the exons ATGAGCAGCAATTCCTCCCTCAGCAATGTGAAGGGCCTGAGGAACCTCACCACACAGGAAGACGGGGCAGTCAGAGTCACTGAGTCCATTGCTATAATCGTCATTACTATTTTCATCTGTTTGGGCAACTTGGTGATTGTTGTCACCCTATATCGGAAGTCTTACCTTCTCACATTGAGCAACAAGTTTGTGTTCAGCCTGACCCTCTCCAACTTTCTACTCTCTGTACTGGTGCTACCTTTCGTCGTCACCAGCTCCATCAGGCGAGAATGGATCTTCGGAGTTGTTTGGTGCAATTTCTCAGCCCTGCTCTACATGCTGATCAGCTCAGCCAGCATGCTTACTCTTGGACTCATAGCTATAGACCG GTACTATGCTGTGCTGTACCCGATGGTTTACCCGATGAAGATAACAGGCAACAGAGCAGTGGTAGCTCTTGTGTATGTGTGGCTACATTCCCTTATcggctgcctccctccccttttcGGCTGGTCGTCTTTGGAGTTTGACCAATTCAAGTGGATGTGTGTGGCGGCCTGGCATAAAGAGGCTGGTTACACTGCCTTTTGGCAGATCTGGTGTGCGTTGCTGCCTTTCATGGTCATGATGATCTGCTATGGATTCATATTCCGTGTGGCAAGGATTAAGGCCCGCAAAATCCACTGTGGTAGCATTGTCATTGTGGAGGAGGACTCCCAGAGGAACGGGAGGAAGAACTCCAGCACCTCCACATCCTCTTCTGGCAGCCGAAGGAACGCTTTCCAAGGGGTTGTCTACTCAGCCAACCAGTGCAAAGCTTTCATAACCATCTTGGTTGTCATCGGTGCTTTCGTGATTACGTGGGGGCCTTACATGGTAGTAATTACATCAGAggcactttggggaaaaaatagtatttctccTGCCTTGGAGACATTAGCTACATGGTTGTCCTTTTCCAGTGCCATTTGCCATCCACTAATTTATGGACTGTGGAACAAGACAGTGCGCAAGGAACTACTAGGAATGTGCTTTGGGGATCGGTATTATCGCGAGTCCTTTGTTCAGCGGCATAGGACATCGAGATTATTCAGCATTTCCAATAGGATCACAG ATTTGGGACTCTCTCCTCATCTCACTGCCCTCATGGCAGGTGGGCGGCCATtaggaaacagcagcagcacaggagacACAGGTTTCAGCTGCTCACAGGATTCAG gaACAGATACAATGCTTCTTGAAGATTATAGCTCAGATGGCCCTCTTGCCCCACACTGCATCTGTCCTCCTCGAAGGAGGAGTTCGGTGACGTTTGAAGATGAAGTAGAGCAAATTAAAG aagctgcAAAGAATTCTGTTCTTCATGTAAAAGCCGAAGTCCATAAATCTCTGGACAGTTATGCATCCAGTTTAGCAAGAGCTATTGAAGCTGATGTGAAAATCAGCTTGTTTGGGGAAGATGCTTTACCAGGAGCTCTGTTCCCTGCGCGGACTCTGCCAGGAAGCAGTATGAACACACGGCGTGGTACCAGGCCCCATGCTAGCCAAAGACTTAAGTTGCAGAGCATCGATGAAGGGAATATTTGA